TGGCCAATGTTACCCAGATGGGACCGGAGCATGACGACAGCGCCCGGCGTTTTATCGCCCTGGTGGATGAGTTTTATGAGCGTAATGTCAAGCTGATCATGTCCGGGGAAGTGGCGCTGGAAAATCTCTACCGTGACGGACGCCTCAGTTTCGAATTTAAACGCTGTTTAAGCCGTTTGCTGGAAATGCAGTCCCATGATTATCTGGCAAAAGAGCATTTGCCTTAAGCCGAATACCTGCTTTGCCGGGCCATGATTTCATTCAGACGGCGTATTTGTCTTTAGCATTTGCCTCTAAATTAAGAAAAAATGCCGTTTGAATGAAAATTATAGGTGATCTTTTGAGCCATCTCCTTTATAATCCTGCGCCTCCCTACGTTACAATTACCTGAAAAGGTACCAGACCGAGGCTACTCGAAGGGGTAACACCGGGTCTAACTGAACCGATGATCTATGGATTGTCATTGATGTAACATTTTTATATTGGGTTTTTTTAATGAAAACTTTTGTAGCTAAACCAGAAAGCGTACAACGCGAATGGTTTGTAGTGGACGCTGAAGGTAAAACTTTAGGTCGTATCGCTACTGAAATTGCAAACCGTTTACGTGGTAAGCATAAGCCAGAATACACTCCTCACGTTGATACCGGCGATTACATCGTTGTTGTTAATGCTGAGAAAGTAAAAGTAACTGGTAACAAAGCGAAAGGTAAAATTTACTACTCGCACACTGAATTCCCAGGTGGTCTGAAGCAAATCAGCTTTGAAAAGCTGATCGAAAAAGCACCTGAGCGTGTTATTGAATTCGCTGTTAAAGGCATGTTACCTAAAGGTCCTTTAGGCCGTGACATGTACCGTAAACTTAAAGTGTATGCTGGTCCTGAGCACAAGCATGCTGCACAACAACCACAAGTTTTGGAGCTGTAACCAATGGCTGATAATCAATATTACGGTACTGGTCGTCGCAAGAGCTCAACTGCTCGTGTGTTCATGAAAGCTGGTAACGGTACCATCACAATTAACAAGCGTGACATTTCTGAGTACTTCGGTCGTGAAACGGCTCGTATGGTTGTTCGTCAACCATTAGAGTTAGTTGAAATGTTAGAGAAATTCAGCTTCAACATCACAGTTACCGGTGGTGGTATTTCCGGTCAAGCCGGTGCTATCCGTCACGGTATCACTCGTGCATTAATGGAGTACGACGAGTCTTTCCGCAGCGAACTGCGTAAAGCCGGTTTCGTTACCCGTGATGCCCGTAAAGTTGAACGTAAGAAAGTTGGTTTACACAAAGCGCGTAAACGTCCTCAATTCTCAAAGCGTTAATATTTACGTTATTGTGCGAAAAAAGCTGGCTTATGCCGGCTTTTTTTATACATGGAAGTATTTATCCTGCGGGTGCATGGATGCGCAGGAGCAGGGTTTATACATGGACGTATTTCAGCTTACCTGTTCCCGACGTAAGCTAAGTACCGACATCCTTGCCGGTAATCCTGCGGGCGCATGGATGCACAGGAGCAGGGTTTATACATGGACGTATTTCAGCCTACCTGTTCCCGACGTAAGCTAAGTGCCGACATCCTTACCGGTAATCCTGCGGGTAGCGGATGCACAGGAGCAGGGTTTGTATATGGATGTATTTACAGCTGTCCAAGAGATAAAAATTGGCTTTGATCTGTCGCAACAAAGGCTGCTTTTTGTCTTGATTTTTTTAGAAAGGCTGTAAAATTTCTAATCCGGTAAAAACATTCTCCGGCAGTGTTTTTCTTAATCGATCCCGTCTCGGTAATATTTCGACATAAATTTGCATTTTAGGCCCCTTCCCGGGCTGAATTACCTTGTAAAAAATGGGTCATTTCTTTATGATCGTAAAAATTTTTTTGTCGCGAGTTTTTCAGGCAATATCAAGGAGTTTCTGTTCATAAACTGAGCAATGACTCCCGGTGCTGTCTGGATATTATTTTAAGTGGAGATTTTGAATGAGCAATGCGCCTGTGAATAACGGCCGTCGACGCTTTTTAACTGCCGCTACTTCGGTAGTGGGTGGTGTCGGCGCTGTCGGTGTGGCTGTGCCTTTCATTGCTTCCTGGAACCCCAGTGCCAAGGCGAAAGCCGCCGGTGCTCCAGTGGAAGTGAATGTTGGTAAGATAGAACCCGGTCAGCTAATTCGTGCTGAATGGCGTGGTAAGCCGGTTTATGTTGTCCGTCGTACCGAAAAGACTGTCAGCGAACTGGGCAATCACGAAGATCAATTACGTGATCCGGCGTCCCAAGAGCCGCAACAGCCAGCATATGCCGCCAACCCCCATCGCTCAATTAAGCCGGAATTTCTGGTGGCCCTGGGTGTTTGTACTCACTTGGGTTGCGCTCCTACTTACCATAAAGGCGACTTCGGCGAGCAGGTTGAAGGCGTGAGCGACGGTTTCTTCTGTCCTTGTCATGGTTCTAAATTTGATATGGCCGGCCGGGTATTCCAGGGAGTTCCTGCACCATTGAACTTAGTGGTTCCTGAGCATTCATTTATCGACGACGATACCCTGCTGATCGGTATCGGACAAGGAGAAGCCTAATGTTTGCAAACTTCATGGCTTGGATTGACAAGCGCTTGCCCGTAACTGACGCAATGAACAAACATGCGGCCCAGTACCCGGCGCCGAAAAACTTCAACTTCTGGTACGTATTCGGTATTTTAGCCAGTGTGGTTTTAGTGAACCAGCTGCTAACCGGTATCTGGCTGACCATGAACTATGAGCCTTCCGGCGACGGCGCTTTTGCCTCCATCGAATACATCATGCGTGATGTCGATTACGGCTGGTTACTGCGTTATATGCACTCCACCGGTGCATCTGCCTTCTTTATCGTGGTTTATCTGCACATGTTCCGCGGTATGATGTACGGTTCATACCAGAAGCCGCGTGAACTCCTGTGGATCTTCGGTATGTTGATCTTCCTGGTACTGATGGCCGAAGCTTTCATGGGCTACTTATTACCTTGGGGTAACATGTCTTACTGGGGGGCACAGGTAATCATTTCCCTGTTCGGAGCCATTCCGGTTATCGGTGAAGACCTGACTATCTGGATCAAGGGTGACTATGTTATTTCCGGCGCTACCCTGAACCGTTTCTTCGCCCTGCACGTTATTGCCTTACCTCTGGTACTGGTTATCCTGGTATTCCTGCACATTCTTGCCCTGCATGAAGTCGGTTCCAACAACCCTGACGGTACCGATATCAAGAAGCCTAAAGGCAGCGTGAAACCTGAAGATCAAAGCAAGTTCAAGTTCCACGAACAGTACACCAAGAAATACGACATCGTAGATGCCGTGCCTTTCCACCCGTACTACACGGTGAAAGATTTAGTAGCGGTTGTTATCTTCCTGATTTTCTTCTGCTGGGTCATGTTCTTTGCCCCGGAAGGCGGCGGTTACTTTATTGAAGCGCCGAACTTCGAGCCGGCCAACGGTTTGAAAACCCCTGAGCATATTGCCCCGGTATGGTACTTCGGACCTTTCTATACCATCCTGCGTGTTGTTCCTGACAAGCTGTTCGGTATGATTGCCATGTTTGCCGCCATCTTTATGTTATTCATGTTGCCTTGGTTTGACCGCGGCACGGTGAAATCTATCAGATACCGTTGTACTGCCCATACCCTGAACCTGGCCCAGTTTGCTATCTGCTTTGTCGTCTTGGGTGTGTTGGGAACCTTGCCTGCTTCCGACATCGCAAACTTAGTCGGCCGTATCGCCAGTTTAGGTTATTTTGGTTTCTTTATTGCCCTTTGGTTCTACAGCAATAACGAGAAAACTAAGCCGGTTCCAGAGAGGGTAACAGGATAATGAAAAAGTTTATTTTAGTACTATTGGCATTACTGCCGGGTGTGGCGCTTGCCGCGGGCCCGAGCATTCCTTTAGATAAGGCCGGTAATGACCTGACCGACAAGGAATCCCTTAAGCGCGGTTTTGAAACCTATATCAACTATTGTTTGGGTTGTCACCAGCTGCAATACCAGCGTTATAACCGTACGTTCGCCGACCTTGGTATCGACGAAAAAGAAGGCGCGGCGAAATATATGTACACCGGTGAAAAAGTCGGTGATCATATTACCAATACCATGCCGGCCAAAGACGCCGCCAAATGGTTTGGTAGCGCGCCACCGGATTTAACACTGGAAGCTCGCTTAAGAAGTCCTGACTGGATTTATACTTACCTGCGTTCTTTCTATGCCGACCCGGCCCGTCCGTTCGGCGTAAACAACACAGTATTTAAAGATGTCGGTATGCCGCATGTATTGCAGGGCCTGCAGGGCGTAAGTACTTTAGATGAAAACGGCAACCTTGTTGAAGCCACCGGCGGTAGCTTAACTGCCGAAGAATACGACACCCTTGTTCGTGATTTGACCAACTTCCTGGAGTATGTCGCTGAGCCGAATAAACTGGAACGTCAAAACATGGGTTACTGGGTCATTGGCTTCTTATTCATTTTACTTATATTCTCTTATTTACTTAAGCGTGAATATTGGAAAGATGTACACTAGTTGTTAGTGTAACAACAAGAACAACGTTGATCTTATATCTGGGGGCTTGATGCCCCCATTGTTAGTTTATTATTGAAAAGAAATTGGAGGCATTATATGGCCATAGCTGCGAACAAGCGCTCTGTTATGACGTTATATTCACATGCAGATGACATGTACAGTCATCAATCACGTATCGTATTGGCAGAAAAAGGCGTAGGTGTCGATATTCATCTGGTGGAACCAGGCAACTTACCGGAAGATTTAATTGACTTAAATCCTTACGGTACCGTGCCGACATTGATCGATCGTGAGCTGGCTTTATACGAAGCGAAAATTATTATCGAATACCTGGATGAGCGTTTTCCGCATCCGCCATTAATGCCGGTTTACCCTGTATCCCGCGGTCGCAGCCGTTTAATGATGCACCGTATCGAAAGTGACTGGTACAGCCTGGCCAAAATTATCCTTAACGGTCCGGCCGACAAAGCGGCCAAAGCCCGCCAGGAATTAAAAGAAAGCCTGTTAAGCATAGCGCCTATCTTAAATGAAACGCCGTACTTTATGAGCGAAGAATTCAGCCTGGTTGACTGCTACCTGGCGCCGTTATTGTGGCGTTTGCCTGTGTTCGGTATCGAACTGAGCGGTCAGGGAGCCAAAGAGCTGAAAACCTACATGTTACGATTATTTGAACGTGAATCCTTCCAGGCGTCGTTAACCGAAGCCGAGCGTGAATTGCGTTTTGGTCACCCTGCATAATGTCTGTTTCAATGACCTCAAACAAGCCTTATCTCGTTAAGGCTTTTTATGACTGGATTTCCGATAACCAGCTGACGCCCTATATCGTTGTCGATGTGAGCGTCTATGGTGTGCTGGTGCCTATGTCATATGTTAATGACGGCCAGATAGTATTGAATGTCTCCGCATCGGCGGTGGGTTCTATTGCCCTGGGCAGCGAAGCCATCGACTTTACCGCCCGTTTTGGCGGTAAGCTGGAGCACCTGTGTGTGCCGTATGGTGCCATAGCGGCAATATATGCCAAAGAAAACGGTGCCGGTACATCTCTACCTATTGAGCACCCTGAAGTGGCAGAAGATGCTGTTGAAGAAGCCGGGCAGGAGAATGAAGAGCCGGGGTTAACCGCGGTGACTTCAAGCGACGCGCCGACACAGGGGCAGCAGGAGCCAAGTCCTGCGCCTGCCAAAGGCAAACCCAGCCTGAAAGTAGTGAAGTAAGTCCTAGCACTTTCTCGATATAAAAAAAGCAAGCCGGAGCTTGCTTTTTTTATATCTGTTTATTGCGGTTTTTACTGGTATTCAAAGGCTTTTAATACCCGGTTTACACCGCCGGTGATAGCATAAGGGGGCGATTCTTTTACGCGCGAACAACCGGATTACTGGTATTCAAATGCCTTGAGGACCCGGTTTACGCCGCCGATATTACGGGCGATATCTACCGCCATATTGGCCTGCTCCTCGCTTACCAGTCCCATTAAAAACACTTCGGCATTTTCCGTGACCACCTTGATATTGCCTGACTTGACATGTTCGTCGGCAAAAAGCGCGGTTTTCACCTTAGAGGTCAGCCAGAGATCGTTGGTGCGGGTGGTGATGGAGGTGACATTGCCGATGCGGATCTGGTTATGGACTTTTACCACGCCGTTGATGTTATTCAGGGTTTTAATGGCCAAATCCCTGAGGTAGGTATTCGGGCTCTGGCCGACGATTAAGACCGAGCCGTTGACGCTCACTACCTGCAGATTGGTATTTTCGGTTAATCCTTCCTGCTCCTTGAACCTGGCGTAGGCATCGAGCTCGATCACCTGATCATCAATCTGGTTGCCGATAGAGCGTTTGTCATTGGCAACCGTAGCGCCGCCGGCAACGCCGACCACGGCTGCGGCGACACAGCCCTGTAGCAGGGCAGCACTGATGACGGTAAGGGCTAAACGTTTAAAGGCCATTTATTACTCCTATTGGGGAAATAAGGTGGTATCGATAATTTCACATAAACAGTGGATCACTAACAGGTGTACTTCCTGGATGCGGGCGGTGCGGGATGACGGCACCCGGATTTCAACGTCATTTTCTCCCAGCAAACCGGCAATATCGCCGCCGTCATTGCCGGTCAGGGCTATGATAGGCATATCCCGTTTTACCGCGGTTTCTATGGCGGTGATGACGTTACGTGAGTTACCACTGGTGGAAATGGCCAGCAGCACATCGCCGTTATTGCCAAGGGCGTTGATCTGTTTGGAAAAAACTTCGTCATAGCTGTAGTCGTTGGCGATGGAAGTCAAGGTTGAGCTGTCGGTGGTCAGGGCGATGGCCGGCAGGCTCGGACGTTCGGTTTCATAACGGTTAAGCAACTCGGAAGAAAAGTGCTGGGCATCGCCGGCGGAGCCGCCGTTACCGCAGGATAAGATCTTATTGCCGTTTAGCAGGCACTGCACCATCACCATGCCGGCCTGCTCAATCGAGGCGGAAATGGCTTCACTGGCGGCGATTTTGGTTTGAATACTTTCGGTAAAATTACTTTTGATCCGTTCTAACATAGAAAACGTGACTCCGTTAAAAGGCATTTTTCAGCCAGGTTATTTGTGGTCGCTCGATACTGCCCTGCAGGGTCACCACATCAAATCGACATGGGGTATTATATGCATTTAAACCGGCTTGTTGCAGATAAAATTCAGCGGTTCGTCTGATTTTTTTCTGTTTACCGGCCGAGACCGCCGCCAGGGCGCCGCCGAAAAAAGCCTGTTTGCGGTATTTGACCTCGACAAACACCAGCACATCGCTCTCTTTCATGAGCAGATCGATTTCCCCGGTTTTAGCGCTGAAGTTCTTCCCCACCAGGGTCAGGCCCCGGGCAAGCAGATAGTCGGCGGCAAGCGTTTCCGTTTGCCGCCCCCTTTCCCGTGTGCTGGAACTCCCGGCGAACCCGGGTTTAGTCCATGGCAATTTCCTGGACCTTATCTTTGCGGTAGCGGCCCCAGATCAGGCTGCGGGTGAGGATATTATTGGGGTTGAGTTTTAATACCCCGGTCTGGCCGAAATGCCTGACAAAAGGATTTTGCTGCATGGCGGCTATTTTACCCGCCAGGGTAAAGCTGTCATAACCCATGGCAAAAATACGCTGCAAACCGTCGCTGCGCCTTGGCCACAGCTGGCGGCTCATTTGCGCCAGTTGCTTGTTTTGCTGCTGGCTTTCCAACAGCCAGGGCATTTCAGAGAAGGTCAGGCCGGTTAAATCCCGGGTATCGCTGCGGTCGTTTAACGCGCTGTGGCTGCGGGAGCTGGCATAAACAGGGATCACCTTGGCAAAGGGGCTGATGTTGACGTCGATATAGGGTTTTAACAGCTTGGTCTGCTTGGGGGAGCCCACCAGGTAAATCATATCGACATCCCGGCGGTTGCGGGTTTCGGTTTTCAGGGTCTGTTTGACCCGGCGTTTCAGATCTTTGATCCTGGCTTTGCTTAACTCCACATCCAGGCTGGTGGTGAGATCCGTCTGCATTTTCTTCCCTTGCTCAAACGGTACTACCTCGGGCAGGTTGCCGGTCATTTTCAGCCACTGCTCGGCAAAAGCCCTGGCAATGCGGCTGCTGACCTTGTCCTGGTGGCTGAGCACCACGGGAAACTGGTAATTGCGGCGGGCCAGGCTGCTGGCGGCCTGTACCGCTTCGTCTTCCGGGCGCATAGACAAGGCCACCTGGTGGGCTTTTAGTTCCCTGTCGTCGGGGACATTAAGCAGCAAGGTCGGCACCTGTAATTCTTCCTGTGCCAGATAGGCTTCGACATGGGGTTTTAGCAGCGGGCCGATGACAAAATCTATTGCCAGCTCGTTAAAGGTCAATACCAAAGAAGACATATCCAGGGCATTGGTATCGATAAAGTGCAATAACACGGCATCATTGTTCTGGTAAGCCGCCAGCAGCCCCTGCTGGGCGGCATTGCCTGCTGCCGCCTGGTTGCCGGATAAAGGCAGCAGCACGGCGATGTTTTCTATCGCCCCGGCGCTGGTGTCGGTCACTTTCAGGCTGTCGATAATGGCAACCGCCGGGTGCTCGGGGAATTTACGCTGCCATTGGGTAAGGTAGCGGTTAAACTGCGCCGGGTTGTCGCCGAACTGGAAGGCAAAATTCAGCAACTGCTGCCAGCCCTTGATATAGGGGGGATTAAGCTGCTGTAACTGTTTCAGCTGCCATTGCGACAAATCGCTTAAGCTCTGCCAGAGCGCGAAAACATCGTCATTGGCGGCAAAATCGTCGACAACAAAGGCCCTTAGGGCGGCATCGGCGGCATCCACCGCCAGCTCCCGGCTGTGTTGTACCTTGGCAAGTTGCTGGAAATAACCTAATTGGTGCTCCAGCTGGTGTTCTTTACTCAGGGCATCCGCCAGCTGCAATTGCTCCAGTGCCAGCTGGTGATGTTCCAGGGCCTGCAAACTGGTGGCTTTAACGATAAGCAAGCGATATTGCTCGCCGGGGGCGGCAATATCCGCGGCCCCGGGCGCTTCGCTTTCAAGTAGGGGACTGGTTTGGTTCGCCAGCCAGAGTGCCTTGCGGTGCTTGCCTTCGGTGAGCAGCAACTCGGCGGCTGTAACCATGAGGGGAACGGCTTCGGCGGCATCAAGCCCCTTTGCCTTTGCCAGGTAGTCATCGGCAGTTTGCGGAGTTTTATCGCTTATGTTTGTCGTTGTGACCTTTTCGGTCGGTTTTTGGGGTGTACCAACTGTTTTTTGGGCTGCGCAGTTACTCAGCAAAAGGCTGATGGTTACTGCGGCTAAAGCCGATTTGCATTGTTGTGGGAATTTATATCGCTTCACCAGTGAGAAATCCGTGCGTTTTAGTATGGGTTTATAATAAACTTCATCCTCTTTTGTCACAACATAAGTAAGCTTTTATGACACAAACCCAAGTTGATGCCGGAACCTTGTATATAGTGGCCACCCCGATAGGTAATTTAGGGGATATCAGCCAGAGGGCCTTAGATATACTGACTCAGGTTGATGTCATTGCCTGTGAAGACACCCGCCATACCCAGAGGTTGCTGTCGGCGTTTTCCATAAAAAATAATACTATGTCGATGCATGATCACAATGAAAGGCAGCGTCAGGAGCAAATTGCCGCCTTGTTGCAGGAAGGAAAAAGTGTTGCCCTGGTATCTGATGCCGGCACTCCCTTGATCAGCGATCCCGGCTTTCACCTGGTGCGCCACTGCCGCCAGCTGGGCTTAAGCGTGACTCCCGTGCCCGGCGCTTGTGCCGCGATCACCGCACTTTCCTGTGCCGGTTTGCCGACCGACCGCTTTACCTTCGAAGGTTTCCTGCCGTCAAAATCCGGCGCCCGGCAGGCAAAACTGGCTGAGCTTACTCACGAACCCAGGACTATGGTGTTTTACGATGCGCCAAGAAGGGCGATAGACACCATAGCGGATATCGTCTCGGTACTGGGCGGCGAGCGTTATGTGGTGATAGCCCGCGAGCTGACCAAAACCTTTGAAACCATACACTCGGATACGGCGAATGAGCTATTAAGCTGGCTGCAGCAGGACCCCAACCAGCTAAAAGGAGAAATGGTGCTGATCATCGAAGGGCATAAGATCGACCCGGATGCTATTTCTCCCCAGGCGGTAGAGACCCTGAAACTGCTGCTGGCAGAATTGCCGCCGAAAAAAGCCTGCGCCATTGCCGCGAAAATACACGGGGTGAAGAAAAATGCCTTGTATGATTTGGCCCTGTCATTTAAAGAAGGTTAGGTACGGGCATTAACCCCTGCGCCCCTTAGTCAGGTGATTAAAGGCTATACTTTGATCACTTAACTGAGGGGAAAACTATTTTGCTGGCTGCTCTCTTTTCTCTTTGTTTTCGCGCTTTATCAATCAGCTTCCTCCTGTTTCTTTGCCTTGCCCCCGGTGAAAACACTTTTGCTTACCAGAATCAGGAAAAACCGCAACAAGCGGTTACTGAAACCCTGTATTTGTCTGCTCCGGCGGAAGCTGCCGGTTTTACCCGTATCATAGCTTTAATCCTGCAGGCCTATAAGGAAATAGGCTACCGGGCGGAAGTCGTGACTATGCCGGCAAAACGGGCAATGCATGAGGCGGTCCACAATGACTGGGTGGATGGCGCTGTCGGCAGGGCCGAAATAGCAGAAGGAGTGCTGCGTAATTTTATCCGCATACCGGTTGTTATCGGCGAAGTTGAGATTTTTGCCTATTTCAGGGAAGACTCCCGTAAAGCCCTGGCAGACATCAGTAGCTGGGCAGGGTTAAGCCGCTATAAGGTTGCCAGCCTGCGTGGTTTTATCATCACTTCAAAAAACTTAAGCCAGCATAAGGTGGCTTTTCAGACGGTCACTTATGCCGGACAGGCATTTGACATGCTGGTGCGTAAACATGTCGACCTGGTGGTTTTGCCCCACAAGATGGCGCAGCAGGTACTGAAAAACGGTGACTTCGGACAAATAGAGCGGTCGGCCAATTCACTGGAGAAAAGGCCGCTGTACCATTATCTGCATCAAAAACATAGCGGGCTGGCTCCGGCATTAACCCGGAGTTTATTACGCCTGTTTCCTCAAGGTGAATCGTTCGAAAGCCGTTAGCGGCCGGTTTAAGCAGATTTATTATTGGCTCGGGAGGCAACTTGGGGTAGAATGCGCCCGAGTTGGCCAGGCAATCGCTGCTTTATCCTTTGCTTTCGGGCAGGGAGATAAAGGGGAGGAAAGTCCGGGCTCCAACGAGCAGGGTGCCAGGTAACGCCTGGGGGGCGCGAGCCCACGACAAGTGCAGCAGAGAGAAGACCGCCGATGGCTGGCAACAGCACAGGTAAGGGTGAAAGGGTGCGGTAAGAGCGCACCGGGCGGCTGGTAACAGTTCGCAGCAGGGTAAACTCCACCCGGAGCAAGACCAAATAGGGTTTCATTACTTTCAATAGTATACGCGTGGCTCGCGCGGAAACCGGGTAGGTTGCTTGAGCCTTAGAGCGATTTAAGGCCTAGACGAATGATTGTCCACGACAAAACCCGGCTTATCGGTCAACTCACAAATTTTAGTAACCGCTTGAGACGTCGAGCGGTTTGCTAAAATCCTTCATATCAATTTTTATATGATAAAAATGGTGCGCGGTGTGACGCACTTTTCTGACTTCAGTCTCATCATTTTGTATTTTTGAATATTAAGAGTTTATCTAAGGAATTGATTTAGGCTTTTCTTTTAATGGCTTGTCTTAATTCAATAGCTAATTCTCTGATTTTTTAATGTTTTGTGGTTTCCATATATTTAGCAAAGATTTTCACAACTTCACCAACGGCCGGAGTTGCCAGTGTTTCTGGCTTGGCTAAACAGTGACATCGCCACAGTATTGAGGTTGGCAGTGCTAATTTTTTCAGTTCTCCTCGCATTATATCCTCTTGAAACAGAGATTCCGGGCCAATAGTGATGTAATCAGACTGCGAAATAATGGTTTTTGCCATGGCGTAATTATCGCAAACAATATGAGGATTCACTTCCGCTAAACGTTGAAAATCAAGAATATCAGTATTCATCTTTCTCGGCATATGAGGTGTGATAAAGCGGTATGGCTTCAAGTCATCATGGCAAACGGGTTGCGCATTGGTAAGTGGGTGATCTGCCCGAACAATAGCCGAGAGGTGCTCTTTTCTGGTTAGTACTGAAATAAAATTATCACTTAGCTCTTGAGGGTTAAATGGTCCAATGACCATATCAAGCTTGCTAGCTTCCAGTTGCTCTATTAACACCTTTGGCGATTCCGTTTTGATAACAATCCGAAATTGATGGTTTTGCTCGGCATAATCACTCAATACGTGGGGAACAATGAGTTGCTCAACAACGGGGCCAACACCAATGCGAATTTGTCCGCCCACTTTGTTTGCCATTAAGGCGAGTTGGCGCTCAACACTGATTAGCCGGCTTTCAATATCTTTGCCTTCGTTAAGCAAAATATTGGCTGCTTGGGTTGGTATCATTCCAGAGCTATTTCTAATGAACAATGCCAGATTCATTTTTTGTTCAAGGCGGCTTAACTTCTTGCTTAATGTCGGCTGAGACATATGCAATATCACTGCCGCACGATTAATGCTACCGGTTTCGGTAATCACTTTAATTATACGGATTTCTGAAACATCAATCATGGCGGAAGTTGTAGCAGGTAAATTATTCACAGTTATTATATTAAATTCCTGTTAGTGAAAGTACAACATTGATTCAATGTCGCTTAATTTTATGCGGTTTGTTAGGTTGACGTACAACTGGAAGCGGTAAATTTTTGAAGAAGTTTATAGGAAGTGGTTATAAATTTAGCAGTAAAAGAGTTGATTTAGGTTGGGCCTGTTTATCTTTGGTCGTGAATGAGCTTTTTGGCTGTTTTTCTTCCTATCGGCGTTAGAAAAATGTCATGTAGAATAACTACACGTCCATTTTTCTGTCTTGATAGGTGAAAAAACGGCTCAAAAATCTTTATCCTCTCCAAAGATAAACAGGCCCTAACTCTTTTACTGCTCAACCAGGCGATATTTGATTGACCGCTACTTTCTGATTCGAGTTCGTCTGGCTACCGCTACAAGGCCCAATAAAAATAGCGCTAAAGCATTTGGCTCCGGTACTGCCAATGCTGCCTGAGCACTAAAAACACGTGTCGTGGCTGACTCATGGGAAAAAATACCTCCATCTGGTGACAACAGGGCTAAACTCGTTGCACCACTGCCATCGTCAGTTTGTCCGAATTGCAGGCCATAGTTATTGTTTTGTAATCTAATCAAACCGTTATCGCCAGTTAAACCAACTAAAATATCGAATTGCCAAAGGTCGTTACCTAAGTCAGTAAAAGTAAAAAACTGTGCAAGTGATTCATCGTCGTAGCTTGAAGCAAAGTCATCACTGAACCAGTAGCCAAGATGTGCTGTGTCGTATGAAACCCAAAGAATATCTGACATTGAAACGCCAGTTGCGAGCTCTGCTTCATTGTCAATGCCAATGCTAAATTTATCGCCGATTTGACCGTTGATATTTATTGGGCTCAATGAATCAATTTCAAAGTCGAAGATAAGAGTTGCCGACGCTTGCGCTGAAAAAATAGCCAGAAAAAATGACATTGCCATACTGCGAATACTACACATTTTCTAAAATCCTTCGTTTTAATCTAATACAGTACTGAATTTTTACTTAATTCAAGTGGGTATAAACAGCCCTTGCGTTTTGCAGTCAAGGTCTGTCAAAAAATCGTGCATACGGCGTATGCCGCTATGCATTTTATCGTGTCTGTATTGTAGGTATTCGCAACTAAGTGCGGAAATGAATT
This genomic window from Thalassomonas viridans contains:
- the rsmI gene encoding 16S rRNA (cytidine(1402)-2'-O)-methyltransferase is translated as MTQTQVDAGTLYIVATPIGNLGDISQRALDILTQVDVIACEDTRHTQRLLSAFSIKNNTMSMHDHNERQRQEQIAALLQEGKSVALVSDAGTPLISDPGFHLVRHCRQLGLSVTPVPGACAAITALSCAGLPTDRFTFEGFLPSKSGARQAKLAELTHEPRTMVFYDAPRRAIDTIADIVSVLGGERYVVIARELTKTFETIHSDTANELLSWLQQDPNQLKGEMVLIIEGHKIDPDAISPQAVETLKLLLAELPPKKACAIAAKIHGVKKNALYDLALSFKEG
- a CDS encoding LysR family transcriptional regulator; this encodes MNNLPATTSAMIDVSEIRIIKVITETGSINRAAVILHMSQPTLSKKLSRLEQKMNLALFIRNSSGMIPTQAANILLNEGKDIESRLISVERQLALMANKVGGQIRIGVGPVVEQLIVPHVLSDYAEQNHQFRIVIKTESPKVLIEQLEASKLDMVIGPFNPQELSDNFISVLTRKEHLSAIVRADHPLTNAQPVCHDDLKPYRFITPHMPRKMNTDILDFQRLAEVNPHIVCDNYAMAKTIISQSDYITIGPESLFQEDIMRGELKKLALPTSILWRCHCLAKPETLATPAVGEVVKIFAKYMETTKH
- a CDS encoding YraN family protein, translated to MPWTKPGFAGSSSTRERGRQTETLAADYLLARGLTLVGKNFSAKTGEIDLLMKESDVLVFVEVKYRKQAFFGGALAAVSAGKQKKIRRTAEFYLQQAGLNAYNTPCRFDVVTLQGSIERPQITWLKNAF
- a CDS encoding phosphoheptose isomerase — protein: MLERIKSNFTESIQTKIAASEAISASIEQAGMVMVQCLLNGNKILSCGNGGSAGDAQHFSSELLNRYETERPSLPAIALTTDSSTLTSIANDYSYDEVFSKQINALGNNGDVLLAISTSGNSRNVITAIETAVKRDMPIIALTGNDGGDIAGLLGENDVEIRVPSSRTARIQEVHLLVIHCLCEIIDTTLFPQ
- a CDS encoding PEP-CTERM sorting domain-containing protein, yielding MCSIRSMAMSFFLAIFSAQASATLIFDFEIDSLSPININGQIGDKFSIGIDNEAELATGVSMSDILWVSYDTAHLGYWFSDDFASSYDDESLAQFFTFTDLGNDLWQFDILVGLTGDNGLIRLQNNNYGLQFGQTDDGSGATSLALLSPDGGIFSHESATTRVFSAQAALAVPEPNALALFLLGLVAVARRTRIRK
- a CDS encoding penicillin-binding protein activator, coding for MTKEDEVYYKPILKRTDFSLVKRYKFPQQCKSALAAVTISLLLSNCAAQKTVGTPQKPTEKVTTTNISDKTPQTADDYLAKAKGLDAAEAVPLMVTAAELLLTEGKHRKALWLANQTSPLLESEAPGAADIAAPGEQYRLLIVKATSLQALEHHQLALEQLQLADALSKEHQLEHQLGYFQQLAKVQHSRELAVDAADAALRAFVVDDFAANDDVFALWQSLSDLSQWQLKQLQQLNPPYIKGWQQLLNFAFQFGDNPAQFNRYLTQWQRKFPEHPAVAIIDSLKVTDTSAGAIENIAVLLPLSGNQAAAGNAAQQGLLAAYQNNDAVLLHFIDTNALDMSSLVLTFNELAIDFVIGPLLKPHVEAYLAQEELQVPTLLLNVPDDRELKAHQVALSMRPEDEAVQAASSLARRNYQFPVVLSHQDKVSSRIARAFAEQWLKMTGNLPEVVPFEQGKKMQTDLTTSLDVELSKARIKDLKRRVKQTLKTETRNRRDVDMIYLVGSPKQTKLLKPYIDVNISPFAKVIPVYASSRSHSALNDRSDTRDLTGLTFSEMPWLLESQQQNKQLAQMSRQLWPRRSDGLQRIFAMGYDSFTLAGKIAAMQQNPFVRHFGQTGVLKLNPNNILTRSLIWGRYRKDKVQEIAMD